In Chitinophaga nivalis, a single genomic region encodes these proteins:
- a CDS encoding sulfatase family protein: MQHIIRYFTAIGSLLLLLTTPGYGQQKRPNIIFIFSDDHAWQSISAYGSKLAQTPNIDRIARQGALFKQALVTNSICGPSRATLLTGKYSHVNGYTLNERKFDVQQPLFPRILQQNGYQTAWIGKWHLGSLPQGFDYWRILNNQGQYFNPEIISPQDTTVMEGYVTNLITQLSTGWLQQRDTSKPFFLVVGEKATHREWLPDLPDLGAYDNQTFPLPPNFHDDYKNRVAAQDQDMTIAKTMRLKEDLKVHANYDKGIYGRFTPAQRQAYTAYYEQQVSRSFDSLHLSGAALLEWKYQRYLKDYLATARSLDRNIGQLLDYLDKNGLAENTVVVYASDQGFYLGEHGWFDKRFMYEESLRTPFMIKYPGVVKPGTQVNQLMLNIDWAPTFLQIAGVKVPADIQGTSFLPLLQTGGKKVAWRKAAYYHYYEFPEPHHVYPHFGIRTEQHTLVYFYGPTHAWELYDLKKDPQQVSNIYGTKGTEQLTISLKQELKKLMVQYQDTAALRILETNETRAGK, from the coding sequence ATGCAACACATCATCCGATATTTCACAGCCATAGGCAGCCTGCTGCTCCTGTTAACCACACCAGGATACGGACAGCAAAAACGACCCAATATTATTTTTATTTTCTCCGATGACCACGCATGGCAGTCGATCAGCGCCTACGGCAGCAAGCTGGCCCAAACGCCCAATATAGATCGTATTGCCCGGCAAGGCGCCTTGTTTAAACAGGCCCTGGTCACCAATTCTATCTGCGGTCCCAGCCGGGCTACCCTGCTCACCGGAAAATACAGCCACGTAAACGGGTATACGTTGAACGAGCGGAAATTTGATGTGCAGCAACCGTTGTTTCCCCGTATACTACAGCAAAATGGCTACCAGACCGCCTGGATCGGCAAGTGGCACCTCGGCAGCCTGCCACAGGGATTTGACTACTGGCGTATTCTCAACAACCAGGGCCAATACTTTAACCCTGAAATCATCAGTCCGCAGGATACCACCGTGATGGAAGGTTATGTAACGAATCTCATCACGCAGTTATCTACCGGCTGGCTGCAACAACGGGATACCAGCAAACCTTTTTTCCTGGTAGTTGGCGAAAAAGCGACCCACCGGGAATGGCTGCCGGATCTGCCCGACCTCGGCGCCTACGACAACCAGACATTTCCTTTACCACCCAACTTCCACGACGATTATAAAAACCGGGTAGCGGCACAGGATCAGGATATGACCATTGCCAAAACCATGCGCCTGAAGGAAGACCTGAAAGTACATGCGAACTACGACAAAGGGATCTATGGCCGTTTCACCCCAGCGCAGCGCCAGGCATATACGGCTTACTACGAACAACAGGTCAGCCGCTCCTTTGATTCATTACACCTCAGCGGAGCTGCGCTACTGGAATGGAAATACCAACGGTACCTGAAAGACTACCTGGCCACCGCCCGGTCGCTGGATCGCAACATCGGGCAGCTACTCGACTATCTCGATAAAAATGGCCTGGCGGAAAATACCGTGGTAGTATATGCATCCGACCAGGGATTTTACCTGGGAGAACATGGCTGGTTCGATAAACGCTTTATGTATGAAGAATCCTTACGTACACCGTTTATGATAAAATATCCCGGCGTGGTAAAACCGGGTACACAGGTAAATCAACTGATGCTGAACATCGATTGGGCGCCTACCTTCCTGCAGATAGCGGGGGTAAAAGTACCGGCAGATATACAAGGCACGTCATTCCTTCCTTTACTGCAAACCGGTGGAAAAAAGGTAGCCTGGCGGAAAGCAGCCTATTACCATTATTATGAATTTCCGGAGCCGCATCATGTATATCCGCATTTCGGTATTCGTACGGAACAACATACCCTCGTCTATTTTTATGGGCCTACCCATGCCTGGGAATTATATGACCTGAAAAAAGATCCGCAGCAGGTCAGCAATATCTATGGTACCAAAGGCACCGAACAGCTGACCATCTCGCTAAAACAGGAACTGAAAAAACTCATGGTACAATACCAGGACACCGCCGCCCTCCGTATCCTGGAAACCAATGAAACCAGGGCGGGTAAATAG
- a CDS encoding Hpt domain-containing protein → METVNITPFQFIHKDLDITYLHVLYDRQPDYAYDMFEIFLTQTDRRLEMLKTAIEQIDWPQIFLQVHQVRTYICAVGLTKSAGIAAELELNCKNKEQEAVSRLFDELSGDIARYRGAVQEEFHRLEAYISQHF, encoded by the coding sequence ATGGAAACTGTAAATATCACACCATTCCAATTTATACATAAAGACCTGGATATTACATATTTGCATGTACTGTATGATCGTCAACCAGATTATGCCTATGACATGTTTGAAATCTTCCTGACACAGACAGACCGGCGACTGGAAATGCTGAAAACAGCTATCGAACAAATCGACTGGCCGCAGATATTTTTACAGGTACATCAGGTACGTACGTATATCTGTGCCGTTGGACTGACCAAATCTGCAGGTATTGCCGCCGAACTGGAATTGAACTGTAAGAACAAAGAACAGGAAGCGGTCAGCCGCCTGTTTGATGAACTGAGTGGTGATATTGCCAGATACAGAGGCGCGGTACAGGAAGAGTTTCATCGGCTCGAAGCTTATATCAGCCAGCATTTCTAA
- a CDS encoding ATP-binding protein gives MKYLNHVIGRQRSYIPGFIQRLINTGTAAVTDPAKKRSILLINSLALLTGTMVFAIGLYFYYLIHSRMLLTGVIIEGSCFYGILYLNKKQQHTLANTAMLLVHAFSAIYFGSLFGIVLPLELVSVFLIVCLGFGSCLLYKDIRIRAIGFSAAFILLAVIEANNYFKVIIPLPLSDSNRFIFRWFCQGGVILLITYVITALIRENDHLFNSLRMANLYKRIFLQEVSHEIRTPLNAVFGNAQLLERKTEKYFTPELLEERPELQELQELVDCIISSSNHSRRVLNNILELSAIDQGKLDEVKKGPFHLTIWLRDILKIHEHACQERSILTELKMDRLNIPSMIISDKMKCTQILHNLLSNAIKFAPSHSRVTVAVFRIQDDLYLQVTNAGKPISKEMQEEIFQPFVTGKDGFTEGTGLGLYITRKLVEQLNGIISIQSMEEENTTFTVRFSELLKERYTQDKPILPPSAREIKNKRILIIDDEITCRDVVRKYLDGNYFIQAENGVEGLRMAKTEKPDIIILDTHMPEMGGIETLHLIREDAEIANIPVVFTSGDGFSESRELYMAAGANDFVIKPIDFNELNSVLTRHLDR, from the coding sequence ATGAAGTATCTTAACCATGTAATCGGCAGGCAAAGATCCTATATCCCGGGCTTTATACAACGACTGATTAACACCGGCACAGCAGCTGTTACCGACCCTGCAAAAAAAAGAAGTATTCTGCTAATCAATTCCCTGGCCTTGCTCACCGGCACAATGGTATTTGCGATTGGACTTTACTTCTATTATCTCATTCATTCCCGCATGCTATTGACGGGCGTCATCATTGAAGGCTCCTGTTTCTATGGCATTCTGTATCTGAATAAAAAACAACAACACACATTGGCCAATACGGCCATGTTGCTGGTACATGCTTTTTCCGCCATCTATTTTGGCTCCCTGTTTGGGATTGTGTTGCCACTGGAACTGGTGTCGGTATTTTTGATTGTATGTCTGGGTTTCGGTTCCTGTCTGCTCTACAAGGATATCCGTATCCGGGCGATTGGCTTTTCCGCTGCCTTTATACTGCTGGCTGTTATTGAAGCCAACAACTACTTTAAAGTGATTATTCCGCTGCCACTCAGCGACAGCAACCGGTTTATTTTCCGTTGGTTTTGCCAGGGAGGTGTTATCCTGTTGATCACCTATGTGATTACAGCGCTCATCCGCGAGAATGATCACCTGTTCAATTCTCTGAGAATGGCCAATCTCTATAAACGGATTTTTTTGCAGGAAGTCAGCCATGAAATACGTACGCCGCTGAATGCCGTTTTTGGCAATGCCCAGTTACTGGAAAGAAAAACGGAGAAATATTTTACGCCCGAACTACTGGAAGAAAGACCGGAATTACAGGAGCTACAGGAGTTGGTAGATTGTATTATTTCCTCCTCCAACCATAGCCGGCGGGTACTGAATAACATTCTGGAGTTATCCGCCATTGACCAGGGTAAACTGGATGAAGTTAAAAAAGGTCCTTTCCACCTGACCATCTGGCTCCGCGATATTCTGAAAATACACGAACATGCCTGTCAGGAAAGAAGTATACTGACAGAATTGAAGATGGACCGGCTGAATATCCCGTCTATGATCATTTCCGACAAAATGAAGTGCACACAGATCCTGCATAACCTGTTGTCGAATGCCATTAAGTTCGCGCCATCTCATTCCCGTGTAACCGTTGCCGTTTTCCGCATCCAGGATGATTTATACCTGCAGGTCACCAATGCCGGCAAACCAATCAGCAAAGAGATGCAGGAAGAAATCTTCCAGCCTTTTGTAACCGGCAAAGACGGATTTACAGAAGGCACCGGCCTGGGATTATATATTACCCGGAAACTGGTGGAACAGTTAAACGGGATCATCTCCATACAAAGTATGGAAGAAGAAAATACCACCTTCACGGTTCGTTTCAGTGAATTGCTGAAAGAGCGGTACACCCAGGATAAACCCATATTGCCACCTTCTGCCCGGGAAATAAAAAACAAAAGAATCCTCATTATAGATGATGAAATCACCTGCCGGGATGTAGTCCGGAAATACCTGGATGGCAATTACTTTATCCAGGCAGAAAACGGGGTGGAAGGTCTGAGAATGGCCAAAACCGAAAAACCGGATATCATCATCCTGGATACGCATATGCCGGAAATGGGTGGTATTGAAACCCTGCACCTGATCCGGGAAGATGCCGAAATTGCCAATATCCCTGTTGTATTTACCTCCGGCGACGGATTCAGCGAATCCAGGGAATTATATATGGCTGCCGGCGCCAATGATTTTGTGATTAAGCCCATCGATTTTAATGAATTGAACAGCGTTTTAACCCGACATCTCGACCGATAG
- a CDS encoding UbiA family prenyltransferase, with translation MPSLCKSGLPATICREFIILWRFIDNDIWDTICPSLIAFMTAWCYSNQSWNEFPARLGYSLGYAALYIYTFCLSNQVNGVEEDRINKPYRPLPTGLVTVKATWIRIVVYTVVYLLVAWRLHIFWYSLAWVAVTYLLNTYGWSNHWFTKNVLGMTFGTFILLNVQWGIAAPDTPASVQVLGYMALISVWAGIALPLQDMRDEQGDRKMGRRTLPITFGDKKARMLLFINFLVFSPALFLGAMLTQLSPQQIFSREGAMIILLLQIAIHWCISIRVVRYKTPSADNKTYHLYVALFCAGVPVICFL, from the coding sequence ATGCCATCTTTATGCAAATCTGGCCTCCCGGCTACTATTTGCAGGGAATTCATTATCCTTTGGCGCTTCATCGACAACGACATCTGGGACACCATCTGTCCGTCTTTAATCGCCTTTATGACAGCCTGGTGCTACAGCAACCAGTCCTGGAATGAGTTTCCTGCCCGGTTAGGCTATTCTCTCGGCTATGCCGCCCTGTACATCTACACTTTTTGTTTATCCAATCAGGTAAACGGCGTAGAAGAAGACCGGATCAACAAACCCTATCGCCCCCTACCCACGGGCCTTGTAACCGTAAAAGCCACCTGGATCAGGATTGTGGTATACACCGTCGTCTACCTGCTGGTAGCCTGGCGGCTGCATATCTTCTGGTATTCCCTGGCCTGGGTGGCAGTGACTTATCTCCTCAATACCTATGGATGGAGTAATCACTGGTTTACCAAAAACGTGCTGGGTATGACTTTCGGCACCTTCATCCTGTTGAACGTGCAATGGGGTATTGCAGCGCCGGATACACCTGCCAGCGTGCAGGTGCTGGGCTACATGGCGCTGATCAGCGTCTGGGCCGGCATTGCCTTGCCGCTGCAGGATATGCGCGATGAACAGGGCGACCGGAAAATGGGCAGGAGAACCCTTCCCATTACTTTCGGCGACAAAAAGGCCAGGATGCTGCTTTTCATCAACTTCCTGGTCTTCTCTCCCGCGCTGTTTTTGGGGGCTATGCTCACGCAGCTCTCGCCCCAGCAGATCTTCAGCCGGGAAGGCGCCATGATCATCCTCTTGCTACAAATTGCTATTCATTGGTGTATTTCCATCCGGGTGGTCCGTTACAAGACCCCTTCGGCGGATAATAAAACCTATCACCTGTACGTGGCCTTATTCTGTGCCGGCGTACCGGTGATCTGCTTTTTGTAG
- a CDS encoding ABC transporter ATP-binding protein: MKTYFRLLSFARPINRYAIPYIICTIFSVIFSTLNLALVAPLLTTLFDENTQQVISPMPSSYFDVFAVFKHYTSYTKVMYGPMATLKFVCVTIVISVLLSNIFRYFADRIMESLRIHTLLNLRKSVFDSVMDMHLGYFSNERKGDILSKVASDVQVVQYSVTGTLQVLFKEPVTIIAYLVFLFIISYKLTLASMLIIPIAGFLISKIVRKLKEQAMASHVAYGMMISYLDEALHGIKIIKAFNAVKFITNRFHRQNVHYSKIIRSMSKKQQMASPVSETLGVIMVAGIVLFGGSLVLEHKGDMDAASFIAYIALFSQVMRPAKAISASFSGIHSGIAAGERVLEMIDMKCQINDAPDATALTEFKEAIRFENVTFAYEQKEVLRNISFTVPKGKTIALVGPSGGGKSTLMDLVPRFIDVKSGNILIDGKDIRSVTMESLRTLMGIVNQESILFNDSIFNNIAFGNLNATAEEVEAAARIANAHEFILNTTDGYATNIGDKGSKLSGGQRQRICIARAVLANPPIMLLDEATSALDTESEKMVQEALNNLMKNRTSLVIAHRLSTIQNADQIIVLDNGQIAEQGTHQELLNANGIYRKLIEMQTFSSNETVPSEVIG; this comes from the coding sequence ATGAAGACATACTTCCGACTCTTATCATTTGCCCGGCCCATCAACAGATATGCGATCCCTTATATTATTTGCACCATCTTCTCCGTTATATTCAGTACGTTGAACCTGGCACTGGTAGCGCCTTTGCTCACCACGCTGTTTGATGAAAACACCCAACAGGTGATTTCACCCATGCCATCCAGCTACTTCGATGTATTTGCCGTTTTCAAACACTACACCAGCTATACCAAAGTAATGTACGGGCCAATGGCCACACTGAAATTTGTGTGTGTAACCATTGTGATCTCCGTGTTGCTCAGTAATATTTTCCGCTACTTCGCAGACCGTATTATGGAAAGTCTGCGTATCCACACCCTGCTGAACCTGCGTAAATCTGTATTCGACAGCGTAATGGATATGCACCTCGGCTATTTCAGCAATGAAAGAAAAGGGGATATTCTTTCCAAGGTAGCTTCTGATGTACAGGTAGTACAATACTCTGTTACCGGTACCTTACAGGTGTTGTTCAAAGAACCGGTTACCATCATTGCTTACCTCGTATTCCTGTTCATCATCTCCTATAAGCTCACCCTGGCATCTATGCTGATTATACCGATAGCCGGATTTCTGATTTCCAAGATTGTAAGAAAGCTGAAAGAGCAGGCCATGGCTTCCCACGTTGCCTATGGTATGATGATCAGTTACCTGGATGAAGCTTTACATGGTATCAAAATCATTAAGGCATTCAATGCGGTAAAATTTATTACCAACCGTTTCCACAGACAGAACGTACATTACTCCAAGATCATCCGCAGCATGTCTAAAAAACAGCAGATGGCGTCGCCCGTTTCTGAAACATTGGGCGTAATCATGGTAGCAGGTATCGTATTGTTTGGTGGCTCCCTGGTACTGGAACATAAAGGAGATATGGATGCTGCCAGCTTCATCGCCTATATCGCCCTCTTCTCCCAGGTTATGCGGCCTGCAAAGGCTATCTCTGCTTCTTTCAGCGGTATCCACTCCGGTATTGCGGCAGGCGAACGTGTACTGGAAATGATAGATATGAAATGCCAGATCAACGATGCGCCGGATGCTACCGCACTGACGGAATTCAAAGAGGCGATCCGGTTTGAAAATGTAACATTCGCCTATGAGCAGAAAGAGGTATTACGTAATATCAGCTTTACCGTACCCAAAGGGAAAACAATCGCGCTGGTAGGGCCTTCCGGTGGTGGTAAATCTACCCTCATGGATCTCGTGCCCCGTTTCATCGATGTAAAATCAGGTAACATCCTGATTGATGGTAAAGACATCAGGTCGGTGACCATGGAATCCCTGCGTACCTTGATGGGTATTGTCAACCAGGAATCCATTCTCTTCAATGACTCTATCTTTAATAATATTGCTTTCGGTAATCTCAATGCCACCGCTGAAGAAGTAGAAGCAGCTGCACGGATTGCCAATGCACATGAATTTATTCTCAATACAACGGATGGTTATGCTACCAATATCGGTGATAAAGGTTCCAAGCTCTCCGGCGGCCAACGGCAACGTATCTGTATTGCCCGTGCTGTGCTGGCCAATCCGCCCATCATGTTGCTGGATGAAGCTACCTCCGCATTGGATACTGAATCTGAAAAAATGGTACAGGAAGCGCTGAATAACCTGATGAAGAACCGTACCTCCCTGGTGATTGCACACAGGCTGAGTACTATTCAGAACGCAGACCAGATCATTGTACTGGATAACGGCCAGATAGCAGAACAGGGTACCCACCAGGAACTGCTGAATGCCAATGGTATCTATCGCAAGCTGATTGAAATGCAGACTTTCAGTTCCAACGAAACCGTTCCCAGCGAAGTCATCGGATAA
- a CDS encoding glycosyltransferase family 2 protein translates to MFLSYIHVYCCYCIINRNGTIRVKARLFGFSIINNNRLNNMGDRMSVALLVTTYNWPEALKLVLDSVLKQNVLPDEVIIADDGSGDSTKAVIDAFKKKAPMPVKHFWHPDEGFRKTIIINQAITGTASDYIIQIDGDIVLHELFIKDHISEAEKGFYIRGSRVLLPEDKTARFLRSGIFGRVATFGRGVRNRFNSLRIPVLAPLLIKKSKRSRNLIGCNCAFWKADFLKVNGYNNELKGWGHEDIELAARFINSGLSQKKVKLKAVCYHLHHPFNDRVHENINYRVYLDTLKHGITYCTNGYYH, encoded by the coding sequence ATGTTCCTTAGTTATATCCATGTATACTGCTGTTATTGCATCATCAACCGCAATGGCACTATACGGGTTAAAGCAAGACTGTTCGGATTTTCAATAATAAATAATAATAGACTTAATAATATGGGTGATAGAATGTCGGTGGCCTTACTTGTGACAACATACAATTGGCCGGAAGCTTTAAAACTTGTGTTGGATAGCGTTTTGAAACAAAACGTGCTGCCGGACGAGGTTATTATAGCGGACGATGGTTCAGGCGATTCAACAAAAGCAGTAATAGATGCTTTTAAGAAAAAGGCGCCGATGCCTGTTAAACATTTCTGGCATCCTGATGAAGGCTTCCGGAAAACTATTATCATCAACCAGGCCATCACAGGAACAGCATCTGATTATATTATTCAGATTGATGGCGACATCGTATTGCATGAGCTCTTTATAAAAGACCACATCAGTGAGGCGGAAAAAGGTTTTTACATCCGGGGCAGCCGCGTGTTGCTACCAGAAGATAAAACAGCCCGTTTCCTGCGTAGTGGCATTTTTGGAAGGGTTGCCACCTTTGGAAGAGGGGTGAGGAACCGGTTCAATTCTCTTCGTATTCCGGTGCTGGCTCCACTACTGATTAAGAAGAGCAAGCGCTCCCGTAATCTCATTGGTTGCAACTGTGCTTTCTGGAAAGCCGACTTTTTGAAAGTAAACGGTTATAACAATGAATTAAAAGGATGGGGACACGAAGATATTGAACTGGCCGCCCGTTTCATCAACTCCGGCTTAAGCCAGAAAAAAGTGAAACTGAAAGCAGTTTGTTATCACCTGCATCATCCGTTTAATGATCGTGTACATGAGAATATTAACTACCGGGTATACCTGGATACGCTCAAACACGGCATCACCTACTGCACGAATGGTTATTATCATTAA
- a CDS encoding DNA/RNA non-specific endonuclease, with product MPKKKTKNNKRTQNNSLAVIVILIIATFAVTTCSRKIAGLEEKTPAKKSSRKKNNKPPAAKNLLLENFEKGSKTNYNTGSEDFSSGSWELKNAVTGTTEEDHKVGKQALRLRDNGSAAMNFDVAVKGIVTVTLKYALYSNDKEGSWELWASVNKGQRYTRVGNTVSVTANTLRTATFTVSSPQTIRFEIRKTDKTGSRLNVDAFTVTAGGRLSPETPASDGHPATGDDSHLLLGNPSDATPAVVMTGNYLMDKGYFVLSYNRDKGTPNWVSWHVSSKDLGSMSRANDFRPDADLPGSWYQVTQSSYIGSGFDRGHNCPSGDRTATRDANEATFLMTNMIPQAPNHNQHLWKNLEDYTRDLVREGNEVYVIMGSYGAGGTGSKGLARKIDNGRIQVPDHIWKVLVILPAGNNDLQRINKNTRIIAVNTPNKNDVNPRWTAYLTSIAEIEEATGYKLLDKVPANVRQELIRKIDDGQ from the coding sequence ATGCCAAAGAAGAAAACGAAGAATAATAAGCGCACACAGAATAATAGTTTAGCCGTTATCGTTATCCTGATCATTGCTACATTTGCTGTTACTACCTGTTCCCGGAAAATTGCCGGTCTTGAAGAAAAAACACCTGCAAAAAAATCATCCCGCAAAAAAAATAATAAGCCGCCTGCCGCTAAAAACCTGTTGCTTGAAAACTTTGAAAAAGGTTCCAAAACAAATTACAATACCGGTAGTGAAGATTTTTCCAGTGGCTCCTGGGAATTAAAGAATGCTGTTACCGGTACTACAGAAGAAGATCATAAGGTGGGTAAACAGGCCCTCCGGCTCCGGGATAATGGCAGTGCAGCCATGAACTTTGATGTGGCTGTAAAAGGCATTGTTACGGTTACCCTGAAATATGCCTTGTATAGCAACGACAAGGAAGGTAGCTGGGAACTATGGGCATCGGTCAATAAGGGACAGCGATATACCCGGGTAGGCAATACCGTTAGTGTTACTGCCAACACGTTGCGTACCGCTACGTTCACGGTCAGCAGTCCGCAGACGATCCGTTTTGAAATCCGTAAAACAGATAAAACCGGTAGCCGCTTAAATGTGGATGCCTTTACCGTTACTGCCGGTGGCCGGTTATCTCCGGAAACACCTGCGTCTGACGGGCACCCGGCAACGGGAGACGATAGTCATCTCTTGCTGGGCAACCCCAGTGATGCTACGCCCGCTGTGGTGATGACCGGCAATTACCTGATGGATAAAGGCTACTTTGTATTATCCTATAACCGCGATAAAGGCACGCCTAACTGGGTTAGCTGGCATGTATCCAGTAAAGACCTGGGCAGCATGTCGCGCGCCAATGATTTCCGGCCGGATGCAGATCTGCCGGGCAGCTGGTATCAGGTAACACAGTCCAGTTATATCGGCAGCGGATTTGACCGGGGACATAATTGTCCTTCCGGAGATCGTACGGCTACCCGCGATGCCAATGAAGCTACTTTCCTGATGACGAATATGATTCCGCAGGCGCCTAACCATAACCAGCATTTATGGAAAAATCTGGAAGACTATACCCGCGACCTGGTGAGGGAAGGCAATGAAGTATATGTGATCATGGGGAGTTATGGCGCCGGAGGTACCGGTAGTAAAGGGTTGGCAAGAAAAATTGATAATGGCCGTATTCAGGTGCCCGATCATATCTGGAAAGTATTGGTGATTTTACCAGCCGGAAATAATGACCTGCAGCGTATTAATAAAAATACACGCATTATTGCTGTGAATACACCGAATAAAAATGATGTAAATCCCCGATGGACAGCCTACCTGACGTCTATTGCAGAAATTGAGGAAGCCACAGGCTATAAATTGTTGGATAAAGTACCAGCTAATGTACGCCAGGAGCTAATCCGAAAAATAGATGATGGTCAGTAA
- a CDS encoding succinate CoA transferase codes for MYNERIKRAELQSRIITATQAAALFRDQMVVASSGFTKAGDSKAVLKALAARAQEDPLQITLLTGASLGHGTDGILTTAHVLKKRMPFQVDPILRQSINDGEVLFIDQHLGESAELIHEKVIPKVDIAVIEALMLEEDGSIVPTTSVGNSPAFAAAADKIIVEINMSVPVSLHGIHDIFMAGNWPNRQIIPVTDAGTRIGSHAIKIDPEKIAGIVLTETTDSPAQINERDDKTRAIAGHLLTFFEREIRLGRLTHRLRPLQSGIGKVANAVMEGFIDGNFHDLTMYSEVMQDSTFSLIDAGKLLLGSASSITVSEACYHRVFNNFEKYKPHIVLRPQDISNAAEVIRRLGVISINTAIECDIYGNVNSTHIGGTHMMNGIGGSNDFARNAYLSIFVTQSSSKAGAISHIVPMASHIDNTEHDVDIIVTENGLADLRGLAPRERAKLIIANCAHASYRDELNDYFSNACKTGGHTPHRLQEALSWHTRFKDNGTMLRTVPL; via the coding sequence ATGTATAACGAAAGAATCAAAAGAGCGGAACTGCAAAGCAGGATTATCACGGCCACCCAGGCTGCGGCCCTGTTCCGGGACCAGATGGTGGTGGCCTCCAGCGGCTTCACCAAAGCAGGCGACAGCAAAGCAGTACTGAAAGCCCTGGCCGCCCGGGCACAGGAAGATCCGCTTCAGATCACACTCCTCACCGGGGCCTCCCTCGGACACGGCACAGATGGGATTTTAACTACTGCACACGTACTGAAAAAAAGAATGCCTTTCCAGGTAGATCCGATACTACGCCAAAGCATCAACGACGGAGAAGTATTGTTTATTGATCAGCACCTGGGGGAAAGCGCAGAACTGATTCACGAAAAGGTCATACCCAAAGTAGACATCGCTGTGATTGAAGCACTGATGCTGGAAGAAGACGGCAGCATCGTACCTACGACTTCGGTGGGGAACTCCCCTGCCTTTGCCGCGGCAGCCGATAAAATCATTGTGGAAATCAATATGTCTGTTCCTGTTTCCCTGCACGGTATCCACGATATATTCATGGCTGGCAACTGGCCCAACCGGCAGATCATTCCGGTCACCGACGCCGGCACCCGCATCGGCAGTCACGCGATTAAAATAGATCCGGAAAAAATTGCCGGTATCGTACTCACGGAAACGACGGACAGTCCGGCCCAGATCAATGAACGCGATGATAAAACCCGCGCGATTGCCGGACACCTGCTGACATTCTTTGAAAGAGAAATCCGCCTTGGCCGGCTGACCCATCGCCTGCGCCCATTGCAGTCAGGTATCGGGAAGGTAGCCAATGCCGTGATGGAAGGTTTTATCGATGGAAATTTCCATGATCTGACCATGTATTCGGAAGTAATGCAGGACAGCACTTTCAGCCTCATAGATGCCGGCAAACTCCTGTTGGGATCTGCCTCTTCTATCACGGTATCGGAAGCCTGCTACCACCGTGTATTCAACAATTTTGAGAAATACAAACCGCATATTGTACTGCGGCCGCAAGATATCAGCAATGCCGCAGAGGTCATTCGCCGCCTCGGTGTGATCAGCATCAATACAGCTATCGAATGCGATATCTACGGCAATGTAAACTCCACGCATATCGGTGGTACCCACATGATGAATGGTATCGGTGGCTCCAATGATTTTGCCCGCAATGCTTACCTGAGCATTTTTGTTACACAGTCATCCTCCAAAGCCGGAGCGATCTCACACATCGTACCCATGGCTTCACATATAGATAATACAGAACACGATGTAGACATTATCGTAACGGAAAATGGTTTAGCCGATCTGCGTGGCCTCGCGCCCAGAGAACGGGCTAAACTGATCATAGCTAATTGTGCACATGCCAGCTATCGTGATGAATTGAATGACTATTTTTCCAACGCCTGCAAAACAGGAGGTCATACGCCACACCGGCTGCAGGAAGCCCTTAGCTGGCACACCAGATTCAAAGACAACGGAACCATGCTTAGAACTGTTCCTCTTTAG